TAATCGTCTCATTTTTGTTTTGCGAAGTGAAATAAAAAATTTAGTCTACTAATTTATGTTTGTCATACAACTATACTATTTAAGTGTATTGATGACACAAATGTATCGAAGGTTTTTAAATATTTGCAACATAATGCACGACTTTATCTGTTAATCAATGCAAATACATGCAAAAACATGCAGTGATTGGCGATTTTATATTTAAAAAAAATAGATTCGGAGATAAAATATCTTAATTATTTGCAAGTAATTTACGGTTTTCATGAGTGTGCCTGTTTTTGGGTTATGCATATTCACATTGTTTTTAGTGGTTTTGTTAATAGAGGTAACTCACTTATTGTTAAGTGTATATAGTGTTATTTAAAATATGATTAACATCAAACTAAAAAGACCCAAAATCACGAATTTATGCAGCATTTACAGGCTAATTTGATGTTGATTTTGCCTGTTTATGCTTGTTTATTAAAAAATGTAGGTATTATTAAGATTTTTTTTGTTAGAGAAAGGTAATTTGTATTAAAGTTTAATTTTATGTTGTGCGTGTTTATGCATGTTGCTACGTTTGTAATGTAAACAAAACACTTATATACTTCAGAAGAATAAAAGTAACATTATAAAACCATTTAATTTAACTAGAATAAAGTATGATAAAACACTACATTATCTAAACTACGTTTCTAACTTTTTATCATTCTACACTATTCAATTGCCTGATCACCATTTGTTGATCTAGAATGTAATGTTAGTTCATTTATTACTTAAATAGGGCACTACCGCCTTTTTATGACTTTACTATACTAATCTAATTCTATTATCATATCATGAATAAATTTTTCTTGGTGCTGATCAGCATGTTTATGCTTTCGGCGGGGGCTTCCTATGCCCAAGAAAGAACCATTACAGGTACTGTAACTGATGCTGTCGACCAAGCACCACTACCTGGGGTTAATATCTTAATAAAAGGAACTTCAAGCGGTGCTGTTACCGATTTTGATGGTAATTTCACTGTTCAAGTTCAAGAAGGACAAGATGTCTTATCTTTTTCATTTATAGGTTATAAGACGATTGATTTTAATATCGCAAACTCAGACCATGTCGATATCGCTCTTGAAGCAGATGCTGAAGAACTTGAAGAGGTAGTAGTTACCGCTTTAGGTATTAAAAGAGAGGAAAGATCGCTAGGTTATGCGGTATCTGAAGTGAAATCTGAGCAATTAGGTGAAAATTCATCAGCCAACTTAATGAACTCATTAAATGGTAAAGTTGCTGGTGTTCAAGTTACTCCGGTTTCAGGACCAGCTTCGTCATCTAATGTTGTTATTCGTGGTAACGCAGTACTTTCGGGAAGTAACCAACCATTATATGTTGTTGATGGTGTTCCGATGAGTAACTCGACTTTCGAAAATGCCGACGATATGGACAATGGAGGTATCGATACAGGTGATGGTTTGTCATCTATCAACCCTGATGATATCGAATCGATGTCAGTATTAAAAGGACCTGCAGCAACGGCTCTATATGGTACCAGAGCCATCAACGGTGTGATCTTAATCACAACAAAATCAGGTGAGAATAGAAAAGGATTAGGTATTGATTTCTCTACAGGTGTAAACTTCGATTTAGTAGGGATCACTCCAACAATGCAAAACCAATATGCACACGGTACAATGGGACAATTCCCAACAGATCCAAAATCAACGGATGGTACTAGAATGTGGGGTCCAAAAGTGACACCAGGTATGACAACGGATAAGTTCTATGATGGCCAGACAAGAGAAGTAAAACACTACAATATTTACGATCAATTCTACAAGCCAGGTGTAACTTTTAACAATAGTATCTCATTGACTGGTGGAAACGAAACTTCCAATGTACGTTTCTCTTACTCAAACATGAACAACAGTGGTAACGTTGAAAATTCGACATTTAACAGACACACTTTCAACGTTAGAGGTACTACAAAATTAATGAATGATAAGTTAACTTTAGATACAAGGGTAACTTATACTCACCAAGAGGCAAATAACCGTATGGCAATGGGTAACTCCATTTATAACTACCAAAATGCATTAATGGGTATTCCTAATACTATCAGCATGGATTGGATGAGTAACTACAAAGATGCCAACGGTAGACCGATTGGTTACAATGAGAGAAACTCTAACCCATACTGGACGATGAACGAAGTGCAGAACATGGATAAGCAAGACAGAATGTTAGGTATGTTAAGCTTAAACTATCAGTTTAACGAAGCATTAAACTTAGTTGTTCGTGGTGGTACTGACGTTACTTCATTTAGACAAAATACTTTAGATCCGCTTTATACTCCATTGTATGAGCAAGGTAGAGCTTACGAAAGAACAAACCTACAGACTGAAAACAACATGGATTTCTTATTACAATACAGTAAGAAGTTCGGTAATTTCGACATTAATGCAACTGCTGGTGGTTCATACATGCACCAATTACATGATATGACAGATATTGGTTCATCAAACTTCACTTCTGAAGATTTACAAAACCCGCAAGCTGGTTCTGATAGGTTTATCTCATTAAATAGATATGAAAGAGCGATTGCTTCTGTATATGCTACAGCATCAATTGGTTATAAAGGTTTCTTATTCTTAGATGTATCAGGTCGTAATGACTGGTCTTCAACACTACCTTTAAACAATAACTCATACTTCTATCCATCAGTAAGTGGTTCATGGGTATTCTCAGACATGGACTGGACGATGCCTGATTGGTTATCATTCGGTAAAGTTAGAGCATCATGGGCACAAGTAGGTTCTGATACAGACCCTTATAGCTTACACTTACAATACATGGTGAACGGTAACCCTGGTGGATATCCAAACAATGGATGGTCAATGGGTGGTATTGATGGAAATGTTATTCCTAACCAGAATCTAAAGCCTTCAATGTCTAACTCTTATGAATTCGGTTTAGACTTAAGATTATTCAACAACAAAGTTGGATTTGATATCGCATACTATAACCAAAGAGCAACAGACCAAATTTTAGGTGTTGATGTTTCTAGTGGTTCAGGATTTAGCCAAGCATTAATTAACGCTGGTGAGATTCAAAACAAAGGTGTGGAAGTAATGATTAATTACTCACCAATTCAAAAAGACAACTTCCGTTGGGATATGATGGTAACAGCAGCATACAACCAAAACGAAGTAGTTTCTTTAACAGAAGGTGTTGAGTCTTACTTGTTAATGCCTACTACAGGATCTGTATCAGTACAAGCAATCCCAGGTGAATCATATGGTGTGATTATGGGTAAAACATATACAAGAGATAATTCGGGTAATATCGTAGTAGATGAAAACGGTTTACCAGTAGTATCGGATGAAGTATCAGAAATTGGTAACGCGATTCAACCTTGGATGGCAGGATGGAGAAACACATTCACTTATAAGAATGTATCACTTTCAGTACTAATCGATGGTAAATTCGGTGGTCAGATTTACTCACAAACAAATGCTTCGATGTATGCTAACGGTAAGCATGAGGAAACACTTGTGGGTAGAGACGAGTATTACCAAGGCGGTCACTGGAATCCAGGCAACCTAGTTACTTCAGATGGACAACCTTACACAGGTTCTGTAGATCCGGAACAATATTATAGAAGAGTAGCAACAATCGATGAGCAATTCGTATCTGATGCATCATTCATTAAGCTAAGAGAAGTTTCAATTTCTTACAGACTACCAGCGAAGTCTTTAGAGAAAACACCATTTAGAAACTTATCGCTTACTGCTTATGGTAACAACTTAGGTTACTTATGGAGAAATACGGATAACATCGATCCAGAGGCATCATTTACTTCAGGAAACGGTCAAGGTATTGAATATTTCAATATGCCTTTACCAAGAACATTTGGCTTCAAATTAAATGCTAACTTCTAATCAGATACTATCATGAAAAAAATTATAAAATATGCAGCATTAGCTGGTGCATTACTTTTCTCAACTGCTTGTACTGATATGTTCAGAGAAATGAACGATAACGATTATACAAGTGGGGATATGGACCCTAAATACCAGTTCACTTTTATTCAAGCAAAAGTGTTCTCTAGTGGTCACGAAGGGTTTAGAGGAAACCTGATTATGGCTGGACCAATGTCTGGTGTAACTGCTAACCCTCAGTATAATCAAGGACAGGGTTTTAATAGAAATGATTCTTACACAGAAGCTACTTGGACATTGATTTACAATGATATCGCTAAAAACATAGAGGATATCAGAGTTCGTCTAGAAGCTCAAATGGAAGCTGAAGGTGTAGAGAATAAAGGTAAGTTAGCTCAAGTAGCGATTGTAAGAGTAATCAACTACTTAAGAGCAACATCAATATATGGTGATGTTCCTTATTCTGAGGCAGGTAAAGGATATTCTGAAGGGATTTTATACCCAGCGTATGACCCACAAAAAGATATCTTTGAAGCCATGGTTGTTGAATTAAAAGCAGCAAGAGAAAACATTAGTGAAGGAGCGTTATTTACTGAAGATTTCTATTATGGTGGTGATGCTGACTCTTGGGAGCGTTTATGTAACTCATTACTAATGAAGATTGGTATTTACATGTCTGCAGGTGACCCTGCAAGAGGTAAGGAGATCTTTGCAGAAGCTTTTAATACCAACAAATATATCGATGGTTTATCACAATCAGCAGTGTTAGGGCACAACGAAAGTGATGGTCCTTGGGGACAAACAGTGAACGGTTCTGGAGTTGCCAATGAAGGTAGAGTAGGTGGACAATCTTATCAGTTTATCTCAGACCAAGCGTTAGTATCAATGCAGAAGTTAGAAGACCCTCGTATTTTCTGGGTAGCTTCTCATATCGATAACTCTGGTTCATCAACAGCAGCGTTTACAGACGTTAGTGCTTATACAGATTTTGATCCATTTGCTTATGATACTTCAGAAGGAAAAGAGTTCCAAAAGATTCACTTCAGAGGTAGTAGAGAGGGAGATAGACCTGACGGTAACAGAGGTGTTTATGTAATTGATGACCAAGTGATGTATACTGCCTTAACTATTACAGGTAAGGATGAAGATGGTGATTATGTAAATAATATGCATTACAAATTTAAAGATGGCGGTCAGTACTCTCAATTAGTTGCTGTAAACCCTTCTACTATCTTAAATGCAACATCACCAACAATGGTATTAGCTTCTGATGAAGTACACTTTATGATTGCAGAAGCAGCAGAAAGAGGTTGGATTAATGCAGATGTTGTACAACACTTTAGAACAGGTGTAGAGCAAGCCATTAAGAAGTATCCAAACTTCTACCAAGGTCAAGATTATGTAACATCATTTGTTGATCTATATAAATCACAGACGAACCCTTCTTATTTATGGGATGTGGCAGTAGAAGATTATATCAGTAGAGTAGTAGCTAACTTCGGTCAGGAAGGTAACCGTTTAGAGGATATTGTTTATCAACACTGGTTATCTCAAATTGGAAATGGATATAATGCCTTCGCATTGTGGAATAGAACTCACCTGCCTAGCATAGTACATGCAAATATGGGTGGAGATCATAAAAATGTGACTATTCCTACTTATAACGAAGATCCACTAATGGAAGAAGATGCGGCTCCAACAGGAACTACTGACGTAGAATTACACTCTGGAGGTGTAACAAACGGTATTCGCCCTGCAAGATTCCCTTATCCAAATAGAGAGTTTACTGTAAACCCTACAAACGTAAATAGTGCAATCAGTAATCAAGAAAGTGGTAATCCTTCAGGTGATTTTATTACGGCAAAACAATTTATGAGTTTTAAATAGAAGATGGTTTTTAAATGAGCCAATTTTACCCCTCAGAAGGTAAAAAAACAGCTTAGAATAATTCATGTTTTTAAGGAGTTAGATAATTTGTCTAACTCCTTTTTCATTCATTCAAGAATCTATTGTATTAGAAGACAAAAATCACCCTATTCCGAACCAATATTTAGTGTCTAAGTGTTTTATTATCAGCTCTAAAGACCTGTGAAAATGAAATACCTAGTTTTACTTATTATATCAATACCGTTCATTGCCTGTGAACCGTATCAAGACATTTCTATCAATGAAATGAGGAACACTAATGTCATTAGTTCATCCAATTGGACGGTAACAAATGCTACTTATTATACAAATTTTGATCATGTTGATCGTTCATACTCATCTTCCTTAGATCATGGACCCGGAGAAGTAGCCGTTAACTTCGATGTTGAGGCTAAAGTAGATGGATCTATGAGTTGGCATACACAGCAAAGTTTAGAATCTTCATATATCTCACATTTTTTCACTATTGAAGATCCTATTTTTTTCAATTCAACGGAACACCTATTGAATTGGTCTTACAAAGAAATCTTATCTAAAAATACCATCGAACATTACCAAGCAGGTGTGCTAACGGTAGGGCCTACAAGAATAAGAACTAGGGTGTATGATGATGAGCCTGAAAAAGTTTTTTGCTATATGGAAGAAAATTTAAGGTTCGAAGGTAGAACATATCGCTATAGAATTGAGTTTTGGTTAGAAAAGACGAATTGACAAAGTATTTACCCTTAATTATTGAAATAAATGAAATTCCTATCTAACCTCTCAATTACAATTTTAATAATTCTTCTTTGCGTTTCTTGTGATACTAATGAAGAACCTAATATCTCTACACTAACATTAGAAAGCACCAACAACTTTGATGTAAATACAACTTTTAAAGATACTGCAGGAGGTTTTGAAGATGATAAAATCTATGTTAGTTTTTCTGTAAAGACACCCTCTAGAATAAATTCTGCACACTTAAAGGTATTAGTCAATAATACTGAAGCTGAAGTAATTGATCTACTTGATCTGCCTGCAAACTTAATTGCACAATTAACCGTGGTAAATCAGCGTAGTACGACAAATGTTCCCATTGGTAATAATTTATTAGGCCAAAGTGAAGCAATTTTTACTTTGGATGGCTATATCATAAATGCAGTATTGTCTTATACAGGCTTAGTTACTCTTCGGTTTATGTTTGAAGATGAGATCGGCAATGCCAATCACTTGGATGTGAAATTTGACCTTGTTGCAGACCCTGCGGATGGCAGGTTTTTTCTAAGTGGTAATTCATGGAATGTAGAAAATGCTCATTTATACACAACAAGTAATGGGACGGATTGGTTGGGGCCGTTTCCTGTTGAGTTAGATTATTCTATGGTTTTCACAGGAAGTAGTACCTTTAATTGGTTCGTAGATTCTTCATTACATAATTATGTATCAGAAAATTTTCAAACCACTCAAGACCCTTTGTTTTTGCAAAATGGGGAATACCATGGTACATGGAGTTGGGAAAGTGGAGAACAGTCAGATAGAGCAGATATTTACAATGGAATGGTTCGTTTACAATTGGATGCCCAAACGGTCTATCAATTTATGACTCAACACAACGAGGAAGGAGATTCCATGTGGGTAGAACATGAAGGTCCAATCAATGTAGATGGATCACAATATTTAATAGAATACCTTTTATTAAAAGAGTAAATGCAGATAAAATTAACGGGCAACGTGGTAGTGCATCTCAACAATACCTGAAGGGTGGTTTTTACAAAAGGTGAGTTCAAAAGTTGTTGTCTTACCAAAAGGTGAAAATAGAGGGACACCATTGCCTAATACAATAGGAGCAATAAATAATCGAAGTTCATCTATTAAACTATTATCTTGTAATAGTGCATTTACTTTACCTCCACCAATCAACCAAATATCTTTATCCGATGGTTGGTTTTTTAGAGACCTTATGGTTCCCATTACATCATCAGCAATGAAATCTACATTGTCATCTTTTCTGGTTTCAGTATTTTTTGTGATGACATAATTTATTTTTCCTTTATATGGAAACTCCTTGCCACTATTCTTTAATTTCTGATAAGTAGTATTTCCCATAATTGTGGTATCAATCCCCTGATAGAATTCAGTAAACCCATACTCTTCATGTGTTTCTTTCTGAAGTTCTTCAAGCCATTCTGTACTACCTTTAGAATTGGCAATTTTACCATCAATACTCATTGTAACAAAAGATATGATTTTTCGCATGGGTTAGTTTTGGGGGGTCGATTGGTGAAATAATAACTATTAACAATTTAATAAATTTAAACGGTAAAAATAAAATTGA
The Flammeovirga agarivorans genome window above contains:
- a CDS encoding SusC/RagA family TonB-linked outer membrane protein, with translation MNKFFLVLISMFMLSAGASYAQERTITGTVTDAVDQAPLPGVNILIKGTSSGAVTDFDGNFTVQVQEGQDVLSFSFIGYKTIDFNIANSDHVDIALEADAEELEEVVVTALGIKREERSLGYAVSEVKSEQLGENSSANLMNSLNGKVAGVQVTPVSGPASSSNVVIRGNAVLSGSNQPLYVVDGVPMSNSTFENADDMDNGGIDTGDGLSSINPDDIESMSVLKGPAATALYGTRAINGVILITTKSGENRKGLGIDFSTGVNFDLVGITPTMQNQYAHGTMGQFPTDPKSTDGTRMWGPKVTPGMTTDKFYDGQTREVKHYNIYDQFYKPGVTFNNSISLTGGNETSNVRFSYSNMNNSGNVENSTFNRHTFNVRGTTKLMNDKLTLDTRVTYTHQEANNRMAMGNSIYNYQNALMGIPNTISMDWMSNYKDANGRPIGYNERNSNPYWTMNEVQNMDKQDRMLGMLSLNYQFNEALNLVVRGGTDVTSFRQNTLDPLYTPLYEQGRAYERTNLQTENNMDFLLQYSKKFGNFDINATAGGSYMHQLHDMTDIGSSNFTSEDLQNPQAGSDRFISLNRYERAIASVYATASIGYKGFLFLDVSGRNDWSSTLPLNNNSYFYPSVSGSWVFSDMDWTMPDWLSFGKVRASWAQVGSDTDPYSLHLQYMVNGNPGGYPNNGWSMGGIDGNVIPNQNLKPSMSNSYEFGLDLRLFNNKVGFDIAYYNQRATDQILGVDVSSGSGFSQALINAGEIQNKGVEVMINYSPIQKDNFRWDMMVTAAYNQNEVVSLTEGVESYLLMPTTGSVSVQAIPGESYGVIMGKTYTRDNSGNIVVDENGLPVVSDEVSEIGNAIQPWMAGWRNTFTYKNVSLSVLIDGKFGGQIYSQTNASMYANGKHEETLVGRDEYYQGGHWNPGNLVTSDGQPYTGSVDPEQYYRRVATIDEQFVSDASFIKLREVSISYRLPAKSLEKTPFRNLSLTAYGNNLGYLWRNTDNIDPEASFTSGNGQGIEYFNMPLPRTFGFKLNANF
- a CDS encoding dihydrofolate reductase family protein — protein: MRKIISFVTMSIDGKIANSKGSTEWLEELQKETHEEYGFTEFYQGIDTTIMGNTTYQKLKNSGKEFPYKGKINYVITKNTETRKDDNVDFIADDVMGTIRSLKNQPSDKDIWLIGGGKVNALLQDNSLIDELRLFIAPIVLGNGVPLFSPFGKTTTFELTFCKNHPSGIVEMHYHVAR
- a CDS encoding SusD/RagB family nutrient-binding outer membrane lipoprotein, whose protein sequence is MKKIIKYAALAGALLFSTACTDMFREMNDNDYTSGDMDPKYQFTFIQAKVFSSGHEGFRGNLIMAGPMSGVTANPQYNQGQGFNRNDSYTEATWTLIYNDIAKNIEDIRVRLEAQMEAEGVENKGKLAQVAIVRVINYLRATSIYGDVPYSEAGKGYSEGILYPAYDPQKDIFEAMVVELKAARENISEGALFTEDFYYGGDADSWERLCNSLLMKIGIYMSAGDPARGKEIFAEAFNTNKYIDGLSQSAVLGHNESDGPWGQTVNGSGVANEGRVGGQSYQFISDQALVSMQKLEDPRIFWVASHIDNSGSSTAAFTDVSAYTDFDPFAYDTSEGKEFQKIHFRGSREGDRPDGNRGVYVIDDQVMYTALTITGKDEDGDYVNNMHYKFKDGGQYSQLVAVNPSTILNATSPTMVLASDEVHFMIAEAAERGWINADVVQHFRTGVEQAIKKYPNFYQGQDYVTSFVDLYKSQTNPSYLWDVAVEDYISRVVANFGQEGNRLEDIVYQHWLSQIGNGYNAFALWNRTHLPSIVHANMGGDHKNVTIPTYNEDPLMEEDAAPTGTTDVELHSGGVTNGIRPARFPYPNREFTVNPTNVNSAISNQESGNPSGDFITAKQFMSFK